Proteins encoded by one window of Sediminicoccus rosea:
- a CDS encoding acetyl-CoA carboxylase carboxyltransferase subunit alpha, with the protein MRHFLDFEKPIAELEGKVEELRRATDAGGIDVAEEVSKLRDKAEKLLAATYAKLTPWQKAQVARHPERPKCLDYVGALIEEWTPLAGDRAFADDAAVIGGLGRFRGRAVAVLGTEKGRDTETRVKHNFGMAKPEGYRKARRIMELAGRFGMPIISFVDTSGAFPGIEAEARGQAEAIARSIEAGLSAPVPFVATIIGEGGSGGAIALAAADRVLMLEHAIYSVISPEGCASILWRDAAQAATAAEALKLTAEDLKRLALIDAVVTEPLGGAHRDPGATMEAVGDAVWGALEPLLSLDGATLKARRREKFLEMGRSAVA; encoded by the coding sequence ATGCGTCACTTCCTCGATTTCGAAAAACCCATCGCCGAGCTGGAAGGCAAGGTGGAAGAGCTGCGCCGGGCGACCGATGCGGGCGGAATCGACGTGGCCGAAGAGGTCTCCAAGCTGCGGGACAAGGCCGAAAAGCTGCTGGCCGCGACCTATGCCAAGCTCACCCCCTGGCAGAAGGCGCAGGTGGCCCGCCACCCGGAACGCCCGAAATGCCTGGATTACGTGGGGGCCTTGATCGAGGAATGGACCCCCCTCGCCGGCGACCGCGCCTTCGCCGATGACGCTGCCGTGATCGGTGGCCTCGGCCGGTTCCGCGGCCGCGCCGTGGCCGTGCTGGGCACCGAGAAGGGGCGGGACACCGAGACCCGCGTGAAGCACAATTTCGGCATGGCCAAGCCCGAGGGCTACCGCAAGGCGCGCCGCATCATGGAGCTGGCCGGGCGCTTCGGCATGCCCATCATCTCCTTCGTGGACACCTCGGGCGCCTTTCCGGGCATCGAGGCCGAGGCGCGCGGCCAGGCCGAGGCCATCGCGCGCTCCATCGAGGCCGGCCTCTCCGCCCCCGTGCCCTTCGTGGCGACCATCATCGGCGAGGGCGGTTCCGGCGGCGCCATCGCGCTGGCGGCGGCGGACCGCGTGCTGATGCTGGAACACGCCATCTATTCGGTGATCAGCCCCGAAGGCTGCGCCAGCATCCTCTGGCGCGACGCCGCCCAGGCGGCGACAGCGGCCGAGGCGCTGAAGCTCACCGCCGAGGATTTGAAGCGCCTCGCGCTGATTGACGCCGTGGTGACGGAACCGCTGGGCGGCGCGCATCGCGACCCCGGGGCCACGATGGAAGCGGTGGGCGATGCCGTCTGGGGCGCGCTGGAGCCCCTGCTGAGCCTGGATGGCGCCACGCTCAAGGCCCGCCGGCGGGAGAAGTTCCTGGAGATGGGCCGCAGCGCGGTCGCCTGA
- a CDS encoding GNAT family N-acetyltransferase, with protein MLRAGRDDDAATYIRLIGDAWAEFPGIVFDVDGELPELRALASHFATLDGALWLAEDGTGQGVGMVATRPLREDQAWEIGRMYVAKSARGTGLAQRLLATAEAHARAHGAERMVLWTDTRFEAAHAFYEKAGYVRQGAIRILDDLSKSLEFRYAKPCRGLVVEMLDAAAAASAERRLAEILIACVADGASVSYLPPLSPAKARGFWKRVSTDVAQGHRVLLAAWADGALAGTVQLDLATPENQPHRAEVAKLLVDPAFRRQGVGEALMRRAEQAAQRLGRRLLTLDTRADDRAAPLYRRLGWQESGRIPGYALDAEGVARDTLFFHKQVG; from the coding sequence ATGCTCCGTGCGGGACGTGACGACGATGCGGCCACCTATATCCGCCTGATCGGCGATGCCTGGGCGGAGTTCCCCGGCATCGTCTTCGACGTGGATGGCGAGCTGCCGGAGCTCCGCGCGCTCGCCAGCCACTTCGCCACCCTCGACGGCGCCCTCTGGCTGGCCGAGGACGGCACCGGCCAGGGGGTCGGCATGGTCGCCACCCGCCCCCTGCGCGAGGACCAGGCCTGGGAAATCGGCCGCATGTATGTGGCGAAATCCGCCCGCGGCACCGGCCTTGCCCAGCGCCTCCTCGCCACGGCCGAGGCGCATGCCCGCGCGCATGGCGCCGAGCGCATGGTCCTCTGGACCGATACCCGCTTCGAGGCGGCGCACGCCTTCTACGAAAAGGCCGGCTATGTCCGGCAGGGTGCCATCCGCATCCTGGATGACCTCTCGAAATCGCTCGAATTCCGCTACGCCAAGCCCTGCCGCGGCCTGGTGGTGGAAATGCTCGACGCCGCGGCCGCCGCCAGCGCCGAACGCCGCCTGGCCGAGATCCTGATCGCCTGCGTGGCCGATGGCGCCAGCGTCTCCTACCTGCCGCCGCTCTCGCCCGCCAAGGCGCGCGGCTTCTGGAAGCGCGTCTCCACCGATGTCGCGCAGGGCCACCGCGTGCTGCTCGCGGCCTGGGCGGATGGCGCGCTTGCCGGCACCGTCCAGCTCGACCTCGCCACGCCTGAAAACCAGCCCCACCGCGCGGAAGTCGCGAAGCTGCTGGTGGATCCCGCCTTCCGCCGCCAGGGCGTGGGCGAGGCGCTGATGCGCCGGGCCGAGCAGGCCGCCCAGCGCCTGGGCCGCCGCCTGCTCACCCTCGACACCCGCGCGGATGATCGCGCGGCACCGCTCTACCGCCGCCTCGGCTGGCAGGAATCCGGCCGCATCCCGGGCTATGCGCTCGATGCCGAGGGCGTGGCGCGGGACACGCTGTTCTTCCACAAGCAGGTCGGCTGA
- a CDS encoding transposase: MRDELDLLLPAIFREPRVYPRGPRPRRPSWILVPYDKLTDEQWTVLSIYLPMPQRGRPCDQRARMDAIFRVAATEGPWRDLPAHYGQGASVARHFRRLTHAGVWERLLVALAAARPGSVLRQLEGLICRAARRAIRIRGIALIALVRRLGLFRALPGPPLMMPDPDLSEIIRRMPIAAQFARWREDLAGVLRMIKALKALHSLAGGRRRIPREVREAWL, from the coding sequence ATGCGCGACGAACTCGACCTCCTCCTCCCTGCCATCTTCCGAGAGCCCCGGGTCTATCCGCGTGGCCCGCGCCCCCGGCGGCCGTCCTGGATTCTCGTGCCTTATGACAAGCTGACGGATGAGCAGTGGACGGTGCTCTCCATCTATCTGCCCATGCCGCAGCGCGGGCGGCCCTGTGACCAGCGGGCGCGGATGGATGCGATCTTCCGGGTGGCGGCGACGGAGGGGCCCTGGCGGGATTTGCCGGCGCATTATGGCCAGGGCGCCTCGGTCGCGCGGCATTTCCGGCGGCTGACGCATGCGGGCGTGTGGGAGCGGCTGCTGGTGGCGCTCGCGGCCGCGCGGCCGGGTTCGGTGTTGCGGCAGCTGGAGGGGTTGATCTGCCGGGCGGCGCGGCGGGCCATTCGCATCCGGGGCATTGCGCTGATCGCGCTGGTGCGGCGGCTCGGGCTGTTCCGCGCCTTGCCGGGGCCGCCCTTGATGATGCCGGACCCGGATTTGTCCGAAATCATCCGTCGCATGCCCATCGCCGCGCAATTCGCGCGGTGGCGGGAGGATCTGGCCGGCGTGCTGCGCATGATCAAGGCGCTGAAGGCGCTGCACAGCCTCGCCGGGGGCCGGAGACGCATCCCCCGCGAGGTTCGCGAAGCCTGGCTATAG
- the proC gene encoding pyrroline-5-carboxylate reductase: MSEPALPPLLLIGCGKMGGAMLAGWLELGLPPETVVVEPNAAAVSAFAGRVRHVASIAEIPAGFAPAAIILATKPQEAPNALPALAHLAKPEVVFLSIMAGRTIGGMNAMLGGKARIIRAMPNTPAALRLGFTVACAGPGVSAEQRALSDRLLGAIGEAAWVEEEGLIDPVTAVSGGGPAYVFLLAEVMEQAALAQGLPADLARRMARATVAGSGALLGASTEDAAQLRRNVTSPKGTTERALAVLMREEAWPALMQEAIEAATARSRELAG, from the coding sequence ATGTCCGAACCCGCCCTCCCCCCCCTCCTGCTCATCGGCTGCGGCAAGATGGGCGGCGCCATGCTGGCCGGCTGGCTCGAGCTGGGCCTGCCGCCCGAGACGGTGGTGGTGGAGCCCAACGCCGCCGCGGTCAGCGCCTTCGCCGGCCGCGTGCGGCATGTGGCGAGCATCGCGGAGATCCCGGCCGGCTTCGCGCCCGCCGCCATCATCCTCGCCACCAAGCCGCAGGAGGCGCCGAACGCCCTGCCCGCGCTGGCGCATCTGGCGAAGCCCGAGGTGGTGTTCCTCTCCATCATGGCGGGCCGCACCATCGGCGGCATGAACGCCATGCTGGGCGGCAAGGCCCGCATCATCCGCGCCATGCCCAACACGCCGGCCGCGCTGCGCCTGGGCTTCACCGTCGCCTGCGCCGGGCCAGGGGTGAGCGCCGAACAGCGCGCGCTGAGCGACCGCCTGCTCGGCGCCATCGGCGAGGCCGCCTGGGTGGAGGAGGAAGGGCTGATCGATCCCGTCACCGCCGTCTCGGGCGGCGGGCCGGCCTATGTGTTCCTGCTGGCCGAGGTGATGGAGCAGGCGGCGCTCGCCCAGGGCCTGCCGGCGGATCTCGCCCGGCGCATGGCGCGCGCCACCGTGGCCGGCTCCGGCGCGCTGCTCGGCGCCAGCACGGAGGACGCGGCCCAGCTCCGCCGCAACGTCACCAGCCCCAAGGGCACGACGGAGCGCGCGCTGGCCGTGCTGATGCGCGAGGAGGCCTGGCCCGCGCTGATGCAGGAGGCGATCGAGGCGGCGACGGCGCGCTCGCGCGAATTGGCGGGGTAA
- a CDS encoding methyl-accepting chemotaxis protein, which translates to MSLSRRLSLMLGALLLLSLLGAVATHVLLGRAGADFGRNQAASDRLSRVLQLEIDLTSARNQINIWLQRANPAQVRAADDFLARLDGGATGLAQEPALSEAQRQQLTAFQAARAGYLNSWRQMQEIVATRLTAEAEQARAGDALFQGLGSLPSNQAEAVERSAAAARVAALRFRLDPLPEQRDLASRAAEAAAMALRRAGIEAGSPVGANFAAWQGATQVILQQSQRFADVLVDFRAQGNAMSAAIAELRRMEGEAAQSAKAAASAGLASTEQVAMLASGLVLLGGIICIVALIRAIVPPLRGINAAMGQVAGGDFNAAIPFLQRKDELGSMARALAVFRDGLAENAGLRAAQERERAEAEAARRAALTEMAERVEREAGAAVEEVRARADGMSESAEVMAGRMREAAQRSEAATQAAGRSLDNAQAVASATEQLSASVREISERLAGANALTRQLAERGDASRAVIAGLSDGVGRIGEVVRMISEIAGRTNLLALNATIESARAGEAGKGFAVVASEVKDLAAQTARATEEVGKQVQQIGQATEGAVRAVAEMAGSVGEIDRMATSIAAAVEQQAAATREIAARVSDAAQEVRAVSDSLGELSRTTVETAAETEAMQDSARQTRASVEGFSGSLVRIVRSATG; encoded by the coding sequence ATGTCGCTCTCCCGCCGTCTTTCGCTCATGCTCGGCGCGCTGTTGCTGCTCTCGCTGCTCGGCGCCGTGGCCACGCATGTCCTGCTTGGCCGGGCCGGCGCCGATTTCGGCCGCAACCAGGCGGCGTCCGATCGCCTGTCCCGCGTGCTGCAGCTCGAGATCGACCTGACCTCGGCGCGCAACCAGATCAACATCTGGCTGCAGCGGGCCAATCCCGCGCAGGTGCGCGCGGCGGATGACTTCCTGGCGCGGCTGGACGGCGGTGCGACCGGCCTCGCGCAGGAGCCGGCGCTGAGCGAGGCACAGCGCCAGCAGCTCACGGCCTTCCAGGCGGCGCGGGCGGGCTACCTCAATTCCTGGCGGCAGATGCAGGAGATCGTGGCCACGCGCCTCACGGCCGAGGCCGAGCAGGCCCGCGCGGGCGACGCGCTGTTCCAGGGCCTGGGCTCGCTGCCCTCGAACCAGGCGGAGGCGGTGGAGCGTTCGGCGGCGGCGGCACGCGTGGCGGCGCTGCGCTTCCGCCTCGATCCGCTGCCCGAGCAGCGTGACCTCGCGTCGCGCGCGGCGGAGGCGGCGGCGATGGCGCTGCGGCGCGCGGGGATCGAGGCGGGCTCGCCGGTCGGTGCGAATTTCGCCGCCTGGCAGGGCGCGACGCAGGTCATCCTCCAGCAATCGCAGCGCTTCGCCGATGTGCTGGTGGATTTCCGCGCCCAGGGCAACGCCATGTCCGCCGCCATCGCCGAGCTGCGGCGGATGGAGGGCGAGGCCGCGCAATCCGCGAAGGCGGCGGCCTCGGCCGGGCTCGCCTCGACGGAACAGGTCGCGATGCTCGCCTCGGGGCTGGTCCTGCTGGGCGGCATCATCTGCATCGTGGCGCTGATCCGCGCCATCGTGCCGCCGCTGCGCGGCATCAACGCGGCGATGGGCCAGGTGGCGGGCGGCGATTTCAACGCCGCCATCCCCTTCCTGCAGCGCAAGGATGAGCTGGGTTCCATGGCGCGCGCCCTGGCGGTGTTCCGCGACGGGCTGGCGGAGAATGCGGGGCTGCGCGCCGCGCAGGAACGCGAGCGGGCCGAGGCCGAGGCGGCACGCCGCGCGGCGCTCACCGAAATGGCCGAGCGGGTGGAGCGCGAGGCCGGGGCCGCGGTGGAGGAGGTGCGCGCCCGCGCCGATGGCATGTCCGAATCCGCCGAGGTGATGGCCGGCCGCATGCGCGAGGCGGCGCAGCGCAGCGAGGCGGCGACGCAGGCGGCCGGCCGCTCGCTCGACAACGCCCAGGCCGTGGCCTCCGCGACGGAACAGCTCTCGGCCAGCGTGCGGGAGATCTCGGAGCGGCTTGCCGGCGCCAATGCGCTGACGCGCCAGCTGGCCGAGCGCGGCGATGCGAGCCGCGCCGTGATCGCGGGCCTGTCCGACGGCGTGGGCCGCATCGGCGAGGTGGTGCGAATGATCTCGGAGATCGCGGGGCGGACCAATCTGCTGGCGCTGAACGCGACCATCGAATCCGCCCGGGCGGGCGAGGCCGGCAAGGGCTTCGCCGTGGTGGCGAGCGAGGTGAAGGATCTCGCCGCGCAGACCGCGCGCGCGACCGAGGAGGTGGGCAAGCAGGTGCAGCAGATCGGCCAGGCGACGGAGGGCGCGGTGCGCGCGGTGGCCGAGATGGCCGGCTCGGTGGGCGAAATCGACCGCATGGCGACCTCCATCGCGGCGGCGGTGGAGCAGCAGGCGGCCGCCACGCGTGAGATCGCGGCGCGTGTCTCGGATGCGGCGCAGGAGGTGCGGGCGGTATCGGACAGCCTGGGCGAACTGAGCCGCACCACGGTGGAGACGGCGGCCGAGACCGAGGCGATGCAGGACAGCGCGCGGCAGACCCGGGCCTCGGTGGAGGGCTTCAGCGGCTCGCTGGTGCGGATCGTCCGCAGCGCGACGGGGTGA
- a CDS encoding pyridoxal phosphate-dependent aminotransferase, with translation MPALAQRLANVKVSASVAMGAKARELAAQGHKVISLTTGEPDFDTPAHAIEAAHQAALKGDTKYPPQGGTAAMKAAVQRKFKRDNGLDYAMDEILITNGGKQAIFNALMATVDPGDEVVIPAPYWISYGDMAKVAGGVPVTISCPQNNGFKLRPEDLEAAITPKTKWVMLNFPNNPTGAACSRAEMKALADVLMRHPHVWVMTDDMYEHLVYDGFEFCTIAEVEPRLKSRTLTVNGASKTYAMTGWRIGFCGGPKELIAAMFNMQGQATSGVSSIGQAAAAAALDGPQDLVRERAAEYRERRNLVVDMLNEAPGIACHRPEGAFYVFPNIAGCLGKTSKGGAKIETDTDFAMALLSEAHVAVVQGAAYGMSPYIRISYATDMASLREACGRIQEFCRGLS, from the coding sequence ATGCCCGCCCTCGCCCAACGCCTTGCCAATGTGAAGGTTTCCGCCTCGGTCGCCATGGGCGCCAAGGCGCGCGAACTCGCGGCACAGGGCCACAAGGTCATCAGCCTCACCACCGGCGAGCCCGATTTCGACACCCCGGCGCACGCGATCGAGGCCGCCCACCAGGCGGCGCTGAAGGGCGACACGAAATACCCGCCCCAGGGCGGCACCGCGGCGATGAAGGCCGCCGTCCAGCGCAAGTTCAAGCGCGACAACGGCCTGGACTACGCGATGGATGAGATCCTCATCACCAATGGCGGCAAGCAGGCCATCTTCAACGCCCTGATGGCGACGGTGGACCCGGGCGACGAGGTAGTGATCCCCGCCCCCTACTGGATCAGCTATGGCGACATGGCGAAGGTGGCGGGCGGCGTGCCGGTCACCATCTCCTGCCCGCAGAACAACGGCTTCAAGCTCCGCCCCGAGGATCTGGAAGCGGCCATCACGCCCAAGACCAAGTGGGTGATGCTGAACTTCCCGAACAACCCGACCGGCGCCGCCTGCTCCCGCGCCGAGATGAAGGCGCTGGCCGATGTCCTGATGCGCCACCCGCATGTCTGGGTGATGACGGACGACATGTATGAGCACCTCGTCTATGACGGGTTCGAATTCTGCACGATCGCCGAGGTCGAGCCCCGGCTGAAGAGCCGCACGCTGACGGTGAACGGCGCCTCCAAGACCTATGCGATGACCGGCTGGCGCATCGGCTTCTGCGGCGGGCCCAAGGAGCTCATCGCGGCCATGTTCAACATGCAGGGCCAGGCGACGTCCGGCGTTTCCTCCATCGGCCAGGCCGCCGCCGCCGCCGCGCTGGACGGCCCGCAGGACCTGGTGCGCGAGCGCGCGGCCGAATACCGCGAGCGCCGCAACCTCGTGGTGGACATGCTGAACGAGGCCCCGGGCATCGCCTGCCACCGCCCCGAGGGCGCCTTCTACGTCTTCCCGAACATCGCCGGCTGCCTCGGCAAGACCAGCAAGGGCGGGGCGAAGATCGAGACCGACACCGACTTCGCCATGGCCCTGCTGAGCGAGGCGCATGTGGCGGTCGTGCAGGGCGCGGCCTATGGCATGTCGCCCTATATCCGCATCAGCTACGCGACCGACATGGCGAGCCTGCGCGAGGCCTGTGGCCGCATCCAGGAGTTCTGCCGCGGGCTTTCCTGA
- a CDS encoding MFS transporter, whose protein sequence is MEAPQPSSSEARRAFFRAFPTIAIAIFVTAIDQTITATALPAMAAQFGVVERISWVVVAYLIAATIAAPIFGRLGDAYGRRPMLFIAFILQGLGMLAAGLAPSFEALLAGRALHGFGGGALLTLAMALIGESVPARERGRYQAYLVACFMGASAAGPLAGGWLTQSFGWRWVFLAGLPLILVGFAMAWRLPKRGLMGGSFRFDAAGTALFTLFVALLLLMLDRAQRMNPADYAVALGFGLAGAVALWALLVIERRVPDPLLPLPVLTDPVIWRTNLLAACVSGTMVSLISFLPLYLSVVRGVPIATVGAMLLPMSLGGGLGALASGTFLARTGRNMLLPSLGLVLATVVLCVMAFGAGRISLTWFPWLLALSSLGFGCTFPAVQTTVQVAAGAARLGVATASVQFMRNLGAAAGTAVLGALIFVAFALADAEVAERFASAMRGGREALGNLPAAERAVMAEGLAVGFRAMFAGAAVMTGVAAVLAFRVPLRRV, encoded by the coding sequence ATGGAGGCGCCCCAGCCTTCCTCCAGCGAGGCCCGCCGCGCGTTTTTCCGGGCCTTCCCGACGATCGCCATCGCGATCTTCGTCACCGCCATTGACCAGACGATCACGGCGACGGCGCTGCCCGCCATGGCCGCGCAGTTCGGCGTGGTGGAGCGCATCTCCTGGGTCGTCGTCGCCTATCTGATCGCGGCCACCATCGCGGCGCCGATCTTCGGGCGGCTGGGCGATGCCTATGGGCGGCGGCCCATGCTGTTCATCGCCTTCATCCTCCAGGGCCTCGGCATGCTGGCGGCGGGCCTCGCACCCAGCTTCGAGGCGCTGCTGGCCGGGCGCGCGCTGCATGGCTTCGGCGGCGGCGCGCTGCTGACGCTGGCCATGGCGCTGATCGGCGAATCCGTTCCGGCGCGGGAGCGCGGGCGCTACCAGGCCTATCTGGTGGCCTGCTTCATGGGCGCCTCGGCCGCCGGGCCGCTGGCGGGCGGCTGGCTGACGCAGAGCTTCGGCTGGCGCTGGGTGTTCCTGGCGGGGCTGCCGCTGATCCTGGTCGGCTTCGCCATGGCCTGGCGCCTGCCGAAGCGGGGCCTGATGGGCGGCAGCTTCCGCTTCGACGCGGCGGGGACGGCGCTGTTCACCCTCTTCGTGGCGCTGCTGCTGCTGATGTTGGACCGCGCGCAGCGGATGAACCCGGCGGATTACGCCGTGGCGCTGGGCTTCGGCCTGGCCGGGGCGGTGGCGCTCTGGGCGCTGCTGGTGATCGAGCGCCGCGTGCCGGACCCGCTGCTGCCTTTGCCGGTGCTGACGGACCCGGTGATCTGGCGGACCAACCTGCTGGCGGCCTGCGTCTCGGGCACCATGGTTTCGCTGATTTCCTTCCTGCCGCTTTATCTGAGCGTGGTGCGGGGCGTGCCGATCGCCACCGTGGGGGCCATGCTGCTGCCGATGAGCCTGGGGGGCGGGCTGGGGGCACTCGCCTCCGGCACCTTCCTGGCGCGGACGGGGCGGAACATGCTGCTGCCCTCGCTCGGCCTGGTGCTGGCGACGGTGGTGCTCTGCGTGATGGCCTTCGGCGCGGGGCGGATCTCGCTGACCTGGTTCCCCTGGCTGCTGGCGCTTTCGAGCCTGGGCTTCGGCTGCACCTTCCCGGCGGTGCAGACCACGGTGCAGGTGGCGGCGGGGGCGGCGCGGCTGGGCGTCGCGACAGCCTCGGTCCAGTTCATGCGGAATCTGGGGGCGGCGGCCGGGACGGCGGTGCTGGGGGCGCTGATCTTCGTGGCCTTCGCCCTGGCCGATGCGGAAGTGGCGGAACGCTTCGCCAGCGCGATGCGCGGGGGGCGGGAGGCGCTGGGCAACCTGCCGGCGGCCGAACGCGCGGTGATGGCGGAGGGGCTGGCCGTCGGGTTCCGGGCGATGTTCGCGGGGGCCGCGGTGATGACGGGGGTGGCGGCGGTGCTGGCGTTTCGGGTTCCGTTGAGGCGGGTTTAG
- a CDS encoding serine/threonine protein kinase: MPTEVGGFTLGPVLHEGGMAVLRSATHPDHAGPILVKLPRLAEGADPAAIVSFEMEQMILPRLDGPHVPRCLGVGHEPLPWIAMERIQGETLLPLLDRLPLPIAEVAEVGAMVAEALCALHRQGVVHLDVKPGNLMQVDGRVVLLDFGLSHHAHLPDLMTEEFRLPYGSAPYMAPEQVMGIRGDPASDLFALGALLYALTTGRNPFGDPQHMAHMKRRLWWDPPPPRALRPDCPPWLQEIILRNLEVEPVRRHPTAAQLAFDLRHPEQVSQTSRATKLKRDAWSARIRRRFHPDHQPRLRRDAVAMAQSGAPIIMVAVDLGGMTAALADAMQGMVTQIMATLPGARVACVNVLQTHLLRPDMTLDDEGRNKHLQRLLELRHWSAPLKLPEARLTHHVLEATGPAATLLEYAQQNRVDHIILGARAHSLGRRVLGSVAAEVARDAPCSVTVVRLRAG, from the coding sequence ATGCCAACCGAAGTCGGCGGCTTCACCCTTGGCCCCGTCCTGCATGAAGGCGGCATGGCCGTGCTGCGATCGGCCACCCACCCCGACCATGCGGGCCCCATCCTCGTGAAGCTGCCCCGCCTGGCCGAGGGCGCGGACCCGGCCGCCATCGTCAGCTTCGAGATGGAGCAGATGATCCTGCCCCGGCTGGACGGCCCGCATGTGCCGCGCTGCCTGGGCGTGGGGCATGAGCCGCTGCCCTGGATCGCGATGGAGCGCATCCAGGGCGAGACGCTGCTGCCGCTGCTCGACCGCCTGCCCCTGCCCATCGCCGAGGTGGCGGAGGTGGGGGCGATGGTCGCCGAGGCGCTCTGCGCGCTGCACCGCCAGGGCGTGGTGCATCTCGACGTGAAGCCGGGCAACCTGATGCAGGTGGATGGGCGCGTGGTGCTGCTCGATTTCGGCCTCTCGCACCACGCGCACCTGCCCGACCTGATGACCGAGGAATTCCGCCTGCCCTATGGCTCGGCGCCCTACATGGCGCCGGAGCAGGTGATGGGCATCCGCGGCGACCCGGCCTCGGACCTCTTCGCGCTGGGTGCGCTGCTCTATGCGCTCACCACCGGCCGCAACCCCTTTGGCGATCCGCAGCACATGGCGCACATGAAGCGCCGCCTCTGGTGGGACCCGCCGCCGCCGCGCGCGCTGCGCCCCGACTGCCCGCCCTGGCTGCAGGAGATCATCCTCCGCAACCTCGAGGTGGAGCCGGTGCGGCGCCACCCGACGGCGGCGCAGCTCGCCTTCGACCTGCGCCACCCCGAGCAGGTGAGCCAGACCTCGCGCGCGACGAAGCTGAAGCGCGATGCCTGGTCGGCCCGTATCCGCCGCCGCTTCCACCCGGACCACCAGCCGCGCCTGAGGCGCGACGCCGTCGCCATGGCGCAATCCGGCGCGCCCATCATCATGGTGGCGGTGGACCTCGGCGGCATGACGGCGGCGCTGGCGGATGCGATGCAGGGCATGGTCACGCAGATCATGGCGACCTTGCCCGGCGCGCGCGTGGCCTGCGTGAACGTGCTGCAGACCCACCTGCTGCGCCCCGACATGACGCTGGATGACGAGGGGCGCAACAAGCACCTGCAACGCCTGCTGGAGCTGCGCCACTGGTCGGCGCCGCTGAAGCTGCCCGAGGCGCGGCTGACGCATCATGTGCTGGAGGCGACGGGCCCGGCCGCCACGCTGCTGGAATACGCGCAGCAGAACCGGGTGGACCACATCATCCTCGGCGCCCGCGCACACAGCCTGGGCCGCCGCGTGCTGGGCAGCGTCGCGGCCGAGGTGGCACGGGACGCGCCGTGTTCGGTGACGGTCGTGCGGCTGCGCGCGGGGTAG
- a CDS encoding metallophosphoesterase family protein: MRIALLADIHGNLEALEACLAHAQAQGAARLIFLGDLVGYGADPEAVTARVRGLMEAGAITLRGNHDEAALRGPEGFSPLAAEAMRWTQGRLDAATRQFLAGLPLTHEEGDCLYTHADGSNPADWRYVTDAREARRSLEATTARLTFCGHTHVPALFGLTATEKLLHHRPMDDLMLPLLQPRRWLGVIGAVGQPRDGNAAACYGLFDTARAECGWMRVPYDIEAAARKIRAAGLPEALAARLFAGR, from the coding sequence ATGCGCATCGCCCTGCTCGCGGATATCCACGGCAATCTCGAGGCGCTGGAAGCCTGCCTCGCGCATGCGCAGGCGCAGGGCGCCGCCCGCCTGATCTTCCTGGGCGACCTCGTCGGCTACGGCGCGGATCCGGAAGCGGTGACGGCGCGGGTGCGGGGCCTGATGGAAGCGGGCGCCATCACCCTGCGCGGGAATCACGACGAGGCGGCGCTGCGCGGGCCCGAGGGCTTCAGCCCCCTGGCGGCCGAGGCGATGCGCTGGACGCAGGGGCGGCTCGATGCCGCGACGCGGCAGTTCCTCGCGGGCCTGCCGCTCACGCATGAGGAGGGGGATTGCCTCTACACCCATGCCGACGGCTCCAACCCGGCCGATTGGCGCTACGTCACCGATGCGCGGGAGGCGCGGCGCAGCCTGGAGGCGACGACGGCGCGGCTCACCTTCTGCGGCCACACCCATGTGCCCGCGCTGTTCGGCCTCACCGCCACCGAGAAGCTGCTGCACCACCGCCCGATGGATGACCTGATGCTCCCCCTCCTCCAGCCGCGCCGCTGGCTCGGCGTCATCGGCGCGGTGGGCCAGCCGCGCGATGGCAACGCGGCCGCCTGCTACGGCCTGTTCGACACGGCGCGTGCCGAATGCGGCTGGATGCGCGTGCCCTACGACATCGAGGCCGCGGCGCGGAAGATCCGCGCCGCCGGCCTGCCCGAGGCGCTGGCCGCGCGCCTCTTCGCGGGGCGTTGA